From Juglans regia cultivar Chandler chromosome 6, Walnut 2.0, whole genome shotgun sequence, the proteins below share one genomic window:
- the LOC108982307 gene encoding peroxidase 47 has product MTSLDLVKMVTGNFLGVVVLLEMIVSGSRFGANGMSMNYYMMSCPFAEPIVKNTVIRALQADPTLAAALLRMHFHDCFIEGCDGSVLVDSTKDNTAEKDSPANLSLRGYEVIDDAKEELEEQCPGVVSCADILAMAARDAVFWAGGPVYDIPKGRKDGRRSKIEDTINLPAPFFNASQLIKMFGQHGFSVQEVVALSGAHTLGVARCSSFKSRLSAADPNLEADFANTLSKTCSAGDNAEQPFDSTRNSFDNFYFNALQRKSGVLGSDQTLYATPRTRGIVNGYAMNQAMFFFDFQQAMLKMSTLDVKEGSKGEVRESCRKIN; this is encoded by the exons ATGACATCTCTGGATTTAGTTAAGATGGTCACTGGGAATTTTCTTGGTGTAGTTGTACTATTGGAGATGATAGTGAGCGGTTCTAGATTTGGAGCAAACGGTATGAGTATGAATTATTATATGATGAGTTGCCCATTCGCTGAACCAATTGTGAAGAATACTGTCATAAGAGCTTTGCAAGCCGACCCTACCCTGGCAGCCGCCCTTCTTAGAATGCATTTCCACGATTGCTTCAtagag GGATGCGATGGGTCGGTTCTGGTTGATTCGACAAAGGATAACACAGCAGAGAAGGACTCCCCTGCAAATTTGAGCTTGCGGGGATATGAAGTTATTGATGATGCAAAAGAGGAGCTTGAGGAGCAATGCCCGGGCGTAGTCTCATGCGCTGACATTCTTGCGATGGCTGCCAGAGATGCAGTTTTCTGG GCTGGGGGTCCAGTGTATGACATACCAAAGGGAAGAAAGGACGGTAGGAGGTCTAAAATAGAAGACACAATCAATCTTCCTGCACCCTTCTTCAATGCCTCTCAACTCATTAAGATGTTCGGGCAGCATGGTTTTAGCGTCCAAGAAGTGGTGGCTCTTTCGG GGGCACATACACTAGGAGTGGCAAGATGCTCATCATTCAAATCCAGACTGAGTGCTGCGGATCCAAATTTAGAGGCAGATTTTGCAAATACATTGTCCAAAACATGCAGTGCTGGCGATAATGCAGAGCAACCCTTTGATTCGACGAGGAACAGTTTCGATAATTTCTACTTCAATGCATTGCAAAGGAAATCCGGGGTGCTTGGTTCAGATCAAACATTGTATGCGACACCTAGAACAAGAGGCATCGTCAATGGCTATGCGATGAACCAAGCCATGttcttctttgatttccaacaGGCAATGCTCAAAATGAGTACACTCGATGTTAAAGAAGGATCAAAAGGCGAAGTACGAGAATCTTGCCGTAAAATTAactga
- the LOC108982318 gene encoding vesicle transport protein SFT2B isoform X1, with product MEKMNQAFEKMKMLVGMEVEDEHQAAALEENSSLSFMEDFNRSCTLSTKQRFNGFAICFVAGLTCTLLSMLVFFNPIKFGLTFTLGNLLSIGSTGFLIGPKRQVTMMLDPVRIYATAIYLASMIIALFCALYVHNRLLTLLAIILEFGALIWYSLSYIPFARSMVSKVMVSCLDTDF from the exons ATGGAGAAGATGAACCAGGCGTttgagaagatgaagatgctAGTGGGAATGGAGGTGGAAGACGAACACCAAGCTGCAGCGCTAGAAGAGAACAGCTCCTTATCCTTCATGGAAGACTTCAATCGCAGCTGCACCCTGTCCACAAAACAG AGGTTTAACGGTTTCGCCATATGCTTCGTTGCAGGTTTGACTTGTACACTCTTG TCAATGCTGGTTTTCTTCAATCCCATCAAGTTTGGATTAACTTTCACGCTTGGCAATCTTCTTTCGATAGGAAG CACAGGATTTCTCATAGGCCCTAAGAGGCAAGTGACAATGATGCTTGACCCTGTTCGTATTTATGCAACGGCCATATACCTTGCAAGTATGATCATCGCCTTGTTTTGTGCTCTCTAT GTTCACAACAGATTGTTGACACTTCTGGCAATTATTTTAGAGTTTGGTGCACTAATCTG GTATAGCTTGAGCTACATCCCTTTCGCGAGGTCCATGGTTTCAAAGGTTATGGTTTCCTGTCTTGATACTGATTTTTAG
- the LOC108982318 gene encoding vesicle transport protein SFT2B isoform X3 — protein MEKMNQAFEKMKMLVGMEVEDEHQAAALEENSSLSFMEDFNRSCTLSTKQRFNGFAICFVAGLTCTLLSMLVFFNPIKFGLTFTLGNLLSIGSTGFLIGPKRQVTMMLDPVRIYATAIYLASSQQIVDTSGNYFRVWCTNLV, from the exons ATGGAGAAGATGAACCAGGCGTttgagaagatgaagatgctAGTGGGAATGGAGGTGGAAGACGAACACCAAGCTGCAGCGCTAGAAGAGAACAGCTCCTTATCCTTCATGGAAGACTTCAATCGCAGCTGCACCCTGTCCACAAAACAG AGGTTTAACGGTTTCGCCATATGCTTCGTTGCAGGTTTGACTTGTACACTCTTG TCAATGCTGGTTTTCTTCAATCCCATCAAGTTTGGATTAACTTTCACGCTTGGCAATCTTCTTTCGATAGGAAG CACAGGATTTCTCATAGGCCCTAAGAGGCAAGTGACAATGATGCTTGACCCTGTTCGTATTTATGCAACGGCCATATACCTTGCAA GTTCACAACAGATTGTTGACACTTCTGGCAATTATTTTAGAGTTTGGTGCACTAATCTG GTATAG
- the LOC108982318 gene encoding vesicle transport protein SFT2B isoform X2 — protein sequence MLRCRFDLYTLGEESRAMSTTLQNWAFLRKKVEKSMLVFFNPIKFGLTFTLGNLLSIGSTGFLIGPKRQVTMMLDPVRIYATAIYLASMIIALFCALYVHNRLLTLLAIILEFGALIWYSLSYIPFARSMVSKVMVSCLDTDF from the exons ATGCTTCGTTGCAGGTTTGACTTGTACACTCTTG GTGAAGAATCAAGAGCAATGAGTACAACCTTACAGAATTGGGCTTTTCTCAGGAAAAAAGTCGAGAAG TCAATGCTGGTTTTCTTCAATCCCATCAAGTTTGGATTAACTTTCACGCTTGGCAATCTTCTTTCGATAGGAAG CACAGGATTTCTCATAGGCCCTAAGAGGCAAGTGACAATGATGCTTGACCCTGTTCGTATTTATGCAACGGCCATATACCTTGCAAGTATGATCATCGCCTTGTTTTGTGCTCTCTAT GTTCACAACAGATTGTTGACACTTCTGGCAATTATTTTAGAGTTTGGTGCACTAATCTG GTATAGCTTGAGCTACATCCCTTTCGCGAGGTCCATGGTTTCAAAGGTTATGGTTTCCTGTCTTGATACTGATTTTTAG
- the LOC108982346 gene encoding zinc-finger homeodomain protein 4-like, whose product MNNSTQQAEIQLPRNDCHAHKKVVRYKECHKNHAAENGGNATDGCGEFMPNGEEGTFEALKCSACNCHRNFHRKEIESDSCSSHCYHTTPTILNINARRSPNWGHHEDQYNAVLGSSIGCPTTTMMISYKSGSVPSESNDEKEDAYGSCPVARPADKVKKRFRTKFTKEQKEKMLSFAEKAGWRMQKLEESAVQQFCQETGINKRVLKVWMHNNKHHFANKNSTS is encoded by the coding sequence atgaataaTTCAACCCAACAAGCAGAAATACAGCTTCCAAGAAACGACTGTCATGCTCACAAGAAAGTGGTGAGGTACAAGGAATGCCACAAGAACCATGCAGCTGAAAATGGTGGGAATGCAACTGATGGTTGTGGAGAGTTCATGCCAAATGGAGAAGAAGGCACCTTTGAAGCCCTGAAGTGCTCAGCCTGCAACTGTCACAGAAATTTCCACAGGAAAGAGATTGAATCTGACTCATGCTCCTCTCACTGTTATCACACTACTCCAACCATACTCAACATCAATGCTAGGAGATCACCTAATTGGGGCCATCATGAAGATCAGTACAATGCAGTTCTGGGGTCATCCATTGGGTGCCCTACAACTACAATGATGATTTCCTATAAAAGTGGGTCGGTCCCCTCAGAGTCGAATGATGAGAAGGAAGATGCATATGGGAGCTGTCCTGTGGCAAGGCCGGCTGATAAAGTGAAAAAGAGGTTTAGGACCAAGTTTACAAAAGAGCAGAAGGAAAAGATGTTGAGCTTTGCAGAAAAGGCTGGTTGGAGAATGCAGAAGCTAGAAGAATCTGCTGTGCAGCAGTTCTGCCAAGAGACTGGGATCAATAAGAGAGTTCTAAAGGTGTGGATGCATAACAACAAACACCACTTTGCAAATAAAAACTCCACTAGCTAG